One stretch of Podospora bellae-mahoneyi strain CBS 112042 chromosome 2, whole genome shotgun sequence DNA includes these proteins:
- a CDS encoding hypothetical protein (EggNog:ENOG503P6TF), which produces MTEAMDLDPPPPTSTTSLPKLKTSKLLLTTLTLPTPPFSYANLTLLTPSPSTTQQQLDPLLLKSYLTSALSQFLGQTGAAIPIDILQVGPASSWVRLPRPDLAAFTAAIASFSGLNNGKEKLVLRVEAAGDFLGALVDRGEEREIWGK; this is translated from the coding sequence ATGACCGAAGCAATGGATCtcgacccccctccccccaccagcaccacctccctccccaaactcaaaaCCTCCAAActtctcctcaccaccctaaccctccccacaccccccttctcctacgccaacctcacccttctaaccccctccccctccacaacccaacaacagctcgaccccctcctcctgaaATCCTACCTAACCTCCGCTTTATCTCAATTCCTCGGCCAAACCGGCGCCGCCATCCCAATCGACATCCTCCAAGTCGGccctgcctcctcctgggtccgcctcccccgccccgACCTCGCCGCATTCACCGCAGCAATCGCCTCATTCAGCGGTCTAAACAACGGGAAAGAAAAACTGGTGCTCAGAGTAGAGGCAGCCGGGGATTTCCTCGGGGCTCTTGTCGACAGAGGGGAGGAACGTGAGATTTGGGGAAAGTGA
- the PPT1 gene encoding Palmitoyl-protein thioesterase 1 (EggNog:ENOG503NU3F; BUSCO:EOG09261M78; COG:T) — protein MFLWSRKAQPEPEKEDGEMATPEEQAVALKNQGNKAFAAHDWPTAIDFYSQAIELNDKEPTFWSNRAQAYMKTEAYGYAIRDATKAIELNPGMIKAYYRRATAYVAILKPKEAVKDFQTCVKIDPGNKDAKLKLVECQKAVRQLAFFEAIEVGDEPSVADGLDVDSMHVEDSYDGVRLGSEMTQEFIDDMTERFKNGKTIHKKYVYQIVIAVKKLVYDEPTMVEVEIPEDVELTVCGDTHGQYFDLMELFRINGTPSDKHWYLFNGDFVDRGSWSTEIALLLYANKWLRPKNFFINRGNHETDDMNRVYGFEGECKAKYNERIFKLFSESFSALPLATLVGKKYFVLHGGLFSDDNVTLDDIRKLDRHKQRQPGQAGLMMEMLWTDPQSEPGRGPSKRGVGMQFGPDVTRRFCEKNGLEAVIRSHEVRMAGYEEEHDGKCITVFSAPKYCDMTENKGAFINIGPDLKLRFTQFDAVPHPNIRPMAYANSSMMSSLM, from the exons ATGTTCCTGTGGTCAAGAAAAGCGCAGCCCGAACCGGAAAAGGAGGACGGCGAGATGGCTACACCAGAGGAGCAGGCCGTGGCCTTGAAGAACCAGGGAAACAAGGCCTTTGCCGCCCATGACTGGCCAACCGCCATTGACTTTTACTCCCAGGCCATCGAGCTGAACGACAAGGAGCCAACATTCTGGTCAAACAGAGCTCAG GCATACATGAAGACAGAAGCCTACGGCTATGCGATCAGGGACGCGACGAAAGCCATCGAGCTGAACCCAGGGATGATCAAGGCCTACTACCGCCGAGCCACCGCCTACGTAGCCATCCTCAAGCCCAAGGAGGCCGTCAAGGACTTTCAGACCTGTGTCAAGATCGACCCTGGTAATAAGGATgccaagctcaagcttgTCGAGTGCCAAAAGGCCGTCAGGCAACTTGCCTTCTTCGAGGCgatcgaggttggggatgagCCATCGGTTGCTGACGGACTCGATGTCGACTCGATGCATGTGGAAGACTCGTATGATGGTGTGAGGTTAGGGAGTGAAATGACACAAGAGTTTATCGATGACATGACGGAGAGGTTCAAGAACGGCAAGACCATACACAAGAAATATGTGTACCAAATTGTCATTGCGGTCAAGAAGCTGGTGTATGACGAGCCTacgatggtggaggtggagattcCTGAGGATGTCGAGCTCACAGTTTGCGGTGATACACACG GTCAATACTTTGATCTTATGGAACTCTTCCGGATAAACGGCACTCCCAGCGACAAGCACTGGTATCTCTTCAACGGCGACTTTGTCGACAGAGGCTCGTGGTCCACCGAAatcgcccttcttctctacGCCAACAAGTGGCTCCGCCCCAAGaacttcttcatcaaccgTGGCAACCACGAAACAGACGACATGAACAGAGTGTACGGCTTCGAGGGCGAGTGCAAGGCCAAGTACAACGAGAGGATCTTCAAGCTGTTCTCTGAGAGCTTCTCTGCCCTGCCCCTGGCAACACTTGTTGGCAAGAAATACTTTGTTCTGCACGGCGGTTTGTTCTCAGACGACAACGTAACGCTGGATGATATCAGGAAGCTCGACAGGCATAAGCAGAGGCAGCCCGGCCAGGCCggtttgatgatggagatgTTGTGGACAGATCCTCAGTCGGAGCCCGGTCGTGGACCAAGCAAGCGTGGTGTGGGTATGCAGTTCGGTCCGGACGTTACCAGGAGGTTCTGTGAGAAGAACGGGTTGGAGGCGGTTATTAGATCGCACGAGGTCAGGATGGCGGGTtatgaggaggagcatgaTGGAAAGTGCATCACTG TCTTCTCCGCGCCCAAGTACTGCGACATGACGGAGAACAAGGGCGCCTTCATCAATATCGGCCCTGATCTCAAGCTTAGATTCACACAGTTTGATGCCGTGCCTCATCCAAATATCCGGCCGATG GCCTACGCCAACTCGAGCATGATGTCCTCGCTCATGTAA
- a CDS encoding hypothetical protein (EggNog:ENOG503P5FS) gives MGATFSAVKTLVVPAIISLILFLLSTFVLYPLWQRYRNRYSQYLPIDTLSEQTSSLRARITGGLSSLILTSRWSTGFADRLVVGGRPSFDSEDGEELEDVDESTGRGGNIGDSIDSSRRLSRDLEEGFIDDSDESSSDDSSR, from the exons ATGGGAGCCACATTCTCAGCCGTCAAG ACGCTGGTTGTCCCCGCCATAATATCTCTGATACTCTTCCTCCTGTCGACGTTTGTCCTCTACCCCTTGTGGCAACGCTATCGAAACCGTTACAGCCAGTACCTCCCAATAGATACTTTATCCGAACAGACATCTTCGCTCAGGGCCAGGATAACAGGCGGCCTTAGTAGCCTGATATTGACCTCTAGGTGGAGCACAGGCTTTGCTGATCGGCTCGTTGTTGGTGGTCGGCCGTCGTTTGATTCAGAAGACGgggaagagctggaggatgtggatgagTCTACCGGAAGAGGTGGAAACATTGGTGACAGTATTGACAGCTCGAGGAGGTTAAGCAGAGA CTTGGAGGAAGGTTTCATCGATGATAGCGACGAGTCCTCATCAGACGACTCGTCGAGGTGA